A single region of the Pseudomonas sp. GGS8 genome encodes:
- a CDS encoding methyl-accepting chemotaxis protein has protein sequence MSAVLSLLQSRLLRPVFVTLGIALLVQVLVAVALTRSTVTALETDLGVRLSADSQKLSGELEQAGREVTSSLDNLSSSTRQRLTAGLSSRLKGEQAQLRATLEKDLKESANDMAQLLASVAPRAMWDSDIPTLSEFARRAQRNPNVLFVVYDDATGQHLTRYLNRENPINKALLEKGQGERALDKVLDAAKSDPSVYYLEASINPNGVEIGKVVMGVSTASVETDLAALDKRFSALIASSDQLVGDSLKGAAADSATAMRGRLQSAQSTASEMKANTTGAVQEAAGALRWRIGMGLAVVGFGVLLLLAVVLGRRVVNRLKMLIVAMDDLAAGEGDLTKRVQINSQDEIGDMASAVNRFVDKLQPIVREAGDVAQRTGVEIGAMTLRNAGADAAAGMQRDEVAESLRALSQMADEAQSESHAMQAALRQVVDIRQATDENTRTSAKVGSLIEALAGQVDTGAKVIERLAQQSEQIEVVLTVIHGIAEQTNLLALNAAIEAARAGETGRGFAVVADEVRALASKTQSSTGDIQAHIVALQQGAREAVAAIGQAGRQASEGLLVLRDSARLQQSVQASVEQVHAAIGLATQAAAHQAQGAQAVRGRVETIHAQAEKAAQAVVETTASGKVLDGLAAQLKASLGQFRA, from the coding sequence GTGTCGGCCGTTCTCTCATTGTTACAAAGCCGTCTCCTGCGGCCTGTGTTCGTTACCCTTGGTATCGCCCTTCTGGTGCAAGTGCTGGTGGCTGTTGCTCTGACCCGGAGCACAGTGACAGCACTGGAAACTGATTTGGGCGTGCGCCTGAGCGCCGATAGCCAAAAGCTCTCCGGTGAGCTTGAGCAAGCCGGGCGTGAAGTCACGTCGAGCCTGGATAACCTGTCCAGCAGTACCCGTCAGCGCCTGACCGCCGGGCTGTCTTCGCGCCTGAAGGGCGAGCAGGCTCAACTGCGTGCGACGCTGGAGAAGGATCTGAAGGAATCGGCCAACGACATGGCGCAACTTCTGGCCTCGGTCGCACCCCGCGCCATGTGGGACAGCGACATTCCCACCCTGTCTGAATTCGCTCGCCGCGCCCAGCGCAATCCCAACGTGCTGTTCGTGGTCTATGACGACGCCACGGGCCAGCACCTGACGCGCTACCTCAACCGGGAGAACCCGATCAACAAGGCGCTTCTGGAGAAAGGCCAGGGCGAGCGGGCGCTGGACAAGGTGCTGGATGCAGCGAAGAGCGATCCGTCGGTCTACTACCTCGAAGCCTCGATCAACCCCAATGGAGTGGAAATCGGCAAGGTCGTGATGGGTGTCTCCACCGCCTCCGTGGAAACCGATCTGGCGGCGCTGGACAAGCGCTTCTCGGCGCTGATCGCCAGCAGCGATCAATTGGTGGGTGACAGCCTCAAAGGCGCAGCCGCCGACAGCGCAACGGCGATGCGCGGGCGTCTGCAGTCGGCGCAGTCCACCGCTTCTGAAATGAAAGCCAACACCACGGGCGCTGTGCAGGAAGCCGCGGGGGCTTTGCGTTGGCGCATCGGCATGGGCCTGGCGGTGGTGGGTTTCGGTGTGCTGCTGTTGCTGGCTGTGGTACTGGGGCGTCGAGTGGTCAATCGCCTGAAAATGCTTATTGTCGCGATGGATGACCTGGCCGCGGGTGAGGGTGACCTGACCAAACGCGTACAGATCAACAGTCAGGATGAGATCGGCGACATGGCCTCGGCGGTCAATCGCTTTGTGGATAAATTGCAGCCGATCGTGCGTGAGGCGGGCGATGTGGCCCAGCGTACCGGCGTGGAAATCGGCGCCATGACCCTGCGCAATGCCGGTGCCGATGCAGCGGCTGGCATGCAGCGCGATGAAGTGGCCGAAAGCTTGCGTGCATTGTCGCAAATGGCTGACGAGGCCCAGTCTGAAAGCCATGCCATGCAGGCCGCTTTGCGGCAGGTGGTGGACATTCGTCAGGCCACGGATGAGAACACCCGGACTTCGGCGAAAGTCGGCAGCTTGATCGAGGCATTGGCCGGACAAGTCGACACCGGCGCGAAAGTCATTGAGCGGCTGGCGCAGCAGAGCGAGCAGATTGAAGTGGTGCTGACGGTAATTCACGGGATCGCCGAACAAACCAACTTGCTGGCACTGAACGCGGCCATCGAGGCTGCGCGTGCCGGCGAGACCGGTCGCGGGTTTGCCGTGGTGGCGGACGAGGTGCGGGCGCTGGCGAGCAAGACGCAGAGCTCCACTGGTGACATTCAGGCGCACATCGTTGCGCTGCAGCAGGGTGCGCGCGAGGCCGTTGCGGCAATCGGGCAGGCTGGGCGTCAGGCCAGTGAGGGTTTGTTGGTGTTGCGCGACAGTGCGCGGCTGCAGCAGTCGGTGCAGGCGTCGGTCGAGCAGGTGCATGCGGCGATCGGTTTGGCGACCCAGGCCGCGGCGCATCAGGCGCAAGGTGCGCAGGCGGTGCGTGGGCGGGTTGAGACCATTCATGCTCAAGCTGAGAAAGCAGCTCAGGCGGTAGTGGAGACCACGGCCAGTGGCAAGGTGCTGGATGGGTTGGCGGCGCAGTTGAAGGCGAGCCTGGGGCAGTTCAGGGCTTAA
- a CDS encoding ATP phosphoribosyltransferase regulatory subunit, with protein MATVDRWLLPDGIEEVLPPEAARIEVARRQVLDLFQSWGYEFVVTPHIEYLESLLTGAGQDLDLRTFKVIDPQSGRQMGFRADITPQVARIDAHTLRREGPSRLCYAGSVLHAQPRALSSSRSPIQLGAELYGDASPSSDVEVISLMLAMLQLADVPDVHMDLGHVGIYRGLARAAGLSGEVEQQLFDALQRKAIDEVITLTEGLPADLSGMLRALVDLCGGREVLSAARERLANAPAPVLAALDDLLAIAERLSTRFPELPLYFDLGELRGYHYHTGVVFAVFVPGVGQSIAQGGRYDDIGADFGRARPATGFSTDLKTLVTLGRAEIELPSGGIWMPDSTDAALWQQVCQLRSEGQRVVQALPGQPLAAAREADCDRQLIQQNGLWQVSPLAS; from the coding sequence ATGGCAACGGTAGACCGCTGGCTGCTGCCAGATGGCATCGAAGAAGTACTGCCACCGGAGGCTGCGCGCATTGAAGTTGCGCGTCGCCAGGTGTTGGATCTGTTCCAGAGCTGGGGTTACGAGTTTGTCGTGACTCCCCATATCGAGTACCTGGAATCCCTGCTGACCGGCGCAGGCCAGGACCTTGATCTGCGCACCTTCAAGGTCATTGACCCGCAGTCGGGCCGGCAGATGGGTTTCCGTGCCGACATCACGCCGCAAGTGGCGCGCATTGATGCGCACACCCTGCGTCGCGAAGGCCCGAGCCGTTTGTGCTATGCCGGTAGCGTGCTGCATGCTCAGCCACGTGCGTTGTCGTCCTCGCGCAGCCCGATTCAACTGGGCGCCGAGTTGTACGGCGATGCCAGTCCGAGCAGCGACGTAGAGGTCATCAGTCTGATGCTGGCCATGCTGCAACTGGCCGATGTGCCGGATGTGCACATGGACCTCGGTCATGTCGGCATCTACCGTGGCCTGGCCCGTGCCGCCGGTTTGTCCGGCGAAGTCGAGCAACAGTTGTTCGATGCATTGCAACGTAAAGCCATCGATGAGGTCATTACCTTGACCGAAGGCCTGCCTGCCGATTTGTCGGGCATGCTGCGGGCGCTGGTTGACCTGTGTGGCGGTCGTGAAGTGTTGAGTGCTGCCCGCGAGCGTCTGGCCAATGCGCCGGCGCCTGTTCTGGCGGCGCTGGACGACTTGCTGGCCATCGCCGAGCGCCTGTCCACACGTTTCCCGGAGTTGCCGTTGTACTTCGACCTGGGCGAGTTGCGCGGCTACCACTACCACACCGGTGTGGTGTTCGCTGTGTTCGTACCGGGTGTTGGCCAGTCCATCGCTCAGGGCGGTCGTTACGACGACATCGGCGCCGACTTCGGTCGCGCCCGTCCGGCGACGGGTTTCTCTACCGATTTGAAAACCCTGGTGACCCTGGGGCGTGCTGAGATCGAGTTACCGTCTGGCGGTATCTGGATGCCTGACAGTACGGATGCAGCACTCTGGCAGCAGGTTTGCCAGTTGCGCAGTGAGGGTCAGCGTGTTGTTCAGGCATTGCCTGGGCAACCTTTGGCCGCCGCCCGTGAAGCGGACTGCGACCGGCAATTGATTCAGCAGAACGGGCTTTGGCAAGTATCGCCACTGGCTTCTTGA
- a CDS encoding adenylosuccinate synthase produces MGKNVVVLGTQWGDEGKGKIVDLLTEHAAAVVRYQGGHNAGHTLVIDGEKTVLHLIPSGVLREGVQCLIGNGVVVAPDALLREINKLEEKGVPVRERLRISPSCPLILSYHVALDQAREKARGELKIGTTGRGIGPAYEDKVARRGLRIGDLFHRERFAAKLGELLDYHNFVLVNYYKEPAIDFQKTLDECMEYAELLKPMMLDVTAELHNLRRAGKDIMFEGAQGSLLDIDHGTYPYVTSSNTTAGGIATGSGVGPMFLDYILGITKAYTTRVGSGPFPTELFDDVGAFLAKRGHEFGATTGRARRCGWFDAVILRRAIDVNSISGLCLTKLDVLDGLETINICVGYQNQDGAVIDAPTDADSYIGLEPVYEQMPGWSESTLGAKTLEELPQAARNYIKRIEELVGAPIDIISTGPDRNETIVLRHPFA; encoded by the coding sequence ATGGGTAAGAATGTCGTAGTCCTGGGCACCCAATGGGGTGATGAGGGCAAAGGCAAGATCGTTGATCTGCTGACCGAACATGCTGCCGCCGTAGTGCGCTACCAAGGTGGCCACAACGCTGGTCACACCCTGGTGATCGACGGCGAAAAAACCGTCTTGCACCTGATCCCGTCTGGCGTGCTGCGCGAAGGCGTGCAGTGCCTGATCGGTAACGGCGTGGTGGTTGCACCTGATGCCCTGCTGCGGGAAATCAACAAGCTGGAAGAGAAAGGCGTTCCGGTGCGTGAGCGCCTGCGTATCAGCCCGTCCTGCCCGCTGATCCTGTCCTACCACGTAGCGCTGGACCAGGCCCGTGAAAAGGCCCGTGGCGAGCTGAAGATCGGCACCACCGGTCGCGGCATCGGCCCGGCTTACGAAGACAAGGTTGCCCGCCGCGGTCTGCGCATCGGTGACCTGTTCCACCGTGAGCGTTTCGCCGCCAAGCTGGGCGAGTTGCTGGATTACCACAACTTCGTACTGGTCAATTACTACAAAGAGCCAGCGATCGACTTCCAGAAAACACTCGACGAGTGCATGGAATACGCCGAGCTGCTCAAGCCGATGATGCTCGACGTCACCGCAGAGCTGCACAATCTGCGTCGCGCCGGCAAGGACATCATGTTCGAAGGCGCCCAAGGCTCCCTGCTGGACATCGACCACGGTACCTATCCGTACGTCACCAGCTCCAACACCACCGCTGGCGGCATCGCCACCGGTTCGGGTGTTGGCCCGATGTTCCTGGACTACATCCTCGGCATCACCAAGGCCTACACCACGCGCGTCGGTTCCGGTCCGTTCCCGACTGAGCTGTTCGACGACGTCGGTGCGTTCCTGGCCAAGCGTGGTCACGAGTTCGGTGCCACCACCGGTCGTGCTCGTCGTTGCGGCTGGTTCGATGCCGTGATCCTGCGTCGCGCCATCGATGTGAACAGCATTTCGGGCCTGTGCCTGACCAAGCTGGACGTATTGGACGGCCTGGAAACCATCAACATCTGCGTGGGCTACCAGAACCAGGATGGTGCCGTGATCGACGCACCGACCGACGCCGACAGCTACATCGGCCTGGAGCCGGTGTACGAGCAGATGCCGGGTTGGAGCGAGTCGACCCTGGGTGCCAAGACCCTGGAAGAGCTGCCTCAAGCCGCACGCAACTACATCAAGCGCATCGAAGAGTTGGTCGGCGCGCCGATCGACATTATTTCGACGGGCCCGGACCGCAACGAAACCATCGTTCTGCGTCACCCGTTTGCTTAA